One genomic segment of Helianthus annuus cultivar XRQ/B chromosome 14, HanXRQr2.0-SUNRISE, whole genome shotgun sequence includes these proteins:
- the LOC110906566 gene encoding uncharacterized mitochondrial protein AtMg00810-like, translated as MSALSGEFAMKDLGPLSYFLGIQVKRDGNHIFLSQEAYVRDIIHRASMDSCKPVATPVDTQTKLSADSGALHDDPTAYRSLAGALQYLTFTRPDISYAVQQVCMHMHSPRVAHWNALKRIIRYIQGTSDYGLHLGPAQNLSLVAYTDADWAGCPDTRRSTSGYCVYLGDNLISWSSKRQSTISRSSAEAEYRGVANVVADICWLRNLLLELHQPLSRATLVYCDNVSAIYLSGNLVQHQRTKHIELDIHFVREQDQRGHIRVLHVPSRHQITDIFTKGLPRVLFDDFRSSLRIRPPNASTAGV; from the coding sequence ATGTCTGCTCTATCTGGAGAATTTGCCATGAAGGATTTGGGGCCTCtgtcttattttttgggtattcAGGTTAAACGGGATGGCAACCACATATTTCTCTCTCAAGAGGCTTATGTTCGGGATATTATTCATCGTGCTTCTATGGACTCTTGTAAGCCAGTCGCCACTCCAGTTGACACACAGACAAAACTATCCGCAGACTCCGGTGCCTTACATGATGACCCTACTGCCTATCGGAGTTTAGCCGGGGCCCTACAGTATCTGACATTCACTCGGCCTGATATATCATACGCGGTTCAGCAAGTGTGCATGCACATGCATTCTCCTCGTGTTGCCCATTGGAACGCGTTAAAGCGCATCATTCGATACATCCAAGGGACTTCCGACTATGGTCTTCATCTCGGTCCGGCTCAAAACCTTTCTTTGGTAGCCTATACGGATGCGGATTGGGCTGGATGCCCGGACACTCGTCGGTCCACGTCAGGGTACTGTGTGTATTTGGGTGACAATCTAATCTCCTGGTCCTCTAAACGACAATCTACAATCTCTCGCTCAAGTGCTGAAGCCGAGTATCGGGGTGTCGCCAATGTTGTTGCAGATATTTGCTGGCTTCGGAATCTTCTCCTCGAATTGCATCAACCGTTGTCTCGTGCGACTCTTGTTTACTGTGACAATGTGAGTGCTATCTATCTCTCAGGTAATCTAGTCCAGCATCAGCGAACTAAGCATATAGAGCTGGATATACACTTTGTTCGCGAACAGGATCAACGCGGTCACATTAGAGTCCTTCATGTGCCCTCTCGCCATCAGATCACTGATATATTCACCAAAGGCCTCCCTCGTGTCCTATTTGATGATTTCAGATCCAGTCTAAGAATTCGGCCTCCCAacgcttcgactgcgggggtgtaa